One Aegilops tauschii subsp. strangulata cultivar AL8/78 chromosome 7, Aet v6.0, whole genome shotgun sequence genomic window carries:
- the LOC120969637 gene encoding uncharacterized protein: protein MHFCCSAPGSSGPAVDGRRRGQEAASSTRPRRRRGSPSARRRAATTSVQHHSRRMDAPIDASLPVRPPPLCSISPPLLLRSLPVLTPGPPLLPPLAVPAPGPPRRPRSPAKKQLRITLPPLPHGSVAKNLLPSPLLPGSFANNLPPPRLAVTARAPPHPPRSSAINQAEIALPGPGVPPLVLSDPVVKNLPPPRLVFRASVAPLVASPDYSMPAPSTIPVTKSTPSCVRPDKHLPPFLKPEYLVQFLDNALSMLDKLHDHSEANLKPMHVGEVGIEMARLGKTLARDDEISWMEAGLLPPLRSGTFNSFESFKPQEDSQTNQLIISQVANLVGNIYRDLPENLQKELLNQLRRATEQPADNSGQAKGWMWPCSSVCVSLASHLAMFLLSALWPRSESVKEESAVSSPAPSATEKSLFLRWGVEKVIGPFLMCGALTVIRKFVISKEIWKKSYKANEMVNLWINTFAKGTFFAVKEFPVTRGGLTLWAHLTSFAIELLGATWLLWSFGFWESDVVDSWPVDLCDTLVHVYCLDC from the exons ATGCATTTTTGCTGCAGCGCTCCTGGATCGTCAGGGCCGGCTGTTGACGGCCGTCGTCGTGGCCAGGAGGCGGCCTCTTCGACTCGGCCCCGTCGGCGGCGTGGCTCCCCCTCCGCACGCCGTCGGGCTGCGACTACCTCTGTCCAACATCACAGCCGCCGGATGGACGCTCCCATCGACGCCAGCCTGCCTGTTCGTCCCCCACCACTCTGCAGCATCTCGCCGCCGCTGCTTCTACGCAGCCTCCCCGTCCTGACGCCAGGGCCGCCTTTACTTCCTCCCCTCGCCGTCCCGGCACCAGGGCCGCCCCGTCGTCCCCGAAGCCCCGCGAAGAAGCAGCTACGGATTACTCTGCCGCCTCTTCCGCACGGCTCCGTTGCCAAGAACCTGCTGCCGTCGCCTCTCCTTCCCGGCTCCTTCGCCAACAAcctgccgccgcctcgcctcgccgtcaCGGCGCGAGCGCCGCCCCATCCTCCACGAAGCTCTGCCATCAATCAGGCAGAAATTGCTCTGCCAGGGCCCGGCGTGCCGCCGCTTGTTTTGAGCGACCCCGTTGTCAAGAActtgccgccgccgcgcctcgtCTTTCGTGCATCTGTTGCTCCTCTGGTGGCGTCGCCGGATTACTCGATGCCCGCACCTTCAACTATTCCGGTCACCAAGAGCACGCCCTCCTGCGTGCGACCCGACAAGCACTTGCCGCCCTTCCTCAAACCTGAATATCTTGTACAGTTTCTCGATAATGCCTTGTCAATGCTGGATAAGTTACATGATCACAGTGAGGCAAACCTTAAGCCAATGCATGTCGGTGAAGTTGGAATTGAGATGGCCCGTTTGGGGAAAACCTTAGCTCGTGATGATGAAATCAGCTGGATGGAGGCTGGTCTGCTACCTCCCCTGCGCAG CGGTACATTTAATTCATTTGAATCATTCAAGCCACAAGAAGACAGCCAAACGAATCAGCTCATAATTTCACAAGTTGCAAATCTCGTTGGAAATATCTATCGCGATTTACCAGAAAATTTGCAGAAGGAATTGCTAAATCAACTAAGAAGGGCCACAGAACAACCAGCAGATAACAGTGGACAGGCGAAGGGATGGATGTGGCCATGCTCATCAGTCTGCGTCTCATTGGCCTCTCATTTGGCCATGTTCTTGCTGTCTGCTCTGTGGCCCAGGAGCGAGAGTGTCAAAGAAGAATCAGCTGTCAGCTCGCCAGCTCCAAGTGCAACAGAAAAGAGCCTCTTTCTTCGTTGGGGGGTTGAAAAAGTCATTGGTCCTTTTCTGATGTGTGGTGCTCTGACGGTCATTAGGAAGTTTGTAATCAGCAAGGAGATTTGGAAGAAAAGCTACAAAGCAAATGAGATGGTTAATTTATGGATCAATACCTTTGCAAAAGGGACGTTCTTCGCTGTAAAAGAATTTCCAGTAACACGTGGTGGGTTAACATTGTGGGCTCATCTAACATCCTTTGCTATTGAGCTTCTTGGGGCCACATGGCTGTTATGGAGCTTTGGCTTCTGGGAGTCGGACGTTGTAGACAGTTGGCCTGTAGATTTATGTGATACTCTTGTGCATGTTTACTGTTTAGATTGTTAG